One genomic segment of Candidatus Nitrospira nitrificans includes these proteins:
- a CDS encoding surface-adhesin E family protein, giving the protein MRFGRRRKEISLAKPWCPTFGAFVFRDGFVLLTGCFFRSVPLIFSLLVASQSLSEAPAFAEWLLIDGNDKATVYFDSETIKRSGELVRVRILDDLKTARTRGFKTFLSVRAQEEHDCAKKRFRLVAVEQFAGSMGTGDVIYRKSGESAWAPIPPGTLAQSVWKFVCKKK; this is encoded by the coding sequence ATGAGGTTTGGCCGACGGCGTAAAGAGATCAGCCTAGCCAAGCCGTGGTGCCCCACTTTCGGTGCGTTCGTCTTTCGTGACGGATTTGTGTTGCTCACTGGTTGCTTCTTCCGCAGTGTTCCTTTGATTTTCTCGCTCCTGGTTGCGTCCCAATCGCTGAGCGAGGCTCCTGCATTTGCGGAATGGCTGTTGATCGATGGTAACGACAAGGCAACGGTCTATTTCGATTCAGAAACCATCAAGCGGAGCGGTGAGTTGGTACGAGTCCGGATCTTAGACGATTTGAAAACCGCTCGCACCAGAGGCTTCAAAACATTCTTATCCGTTCGTGCCCAGGAAGAACACGATTGCGCCAAAAAGCGCTTTCGGCTGGTGGCGGTAGAACAGTTTGCGGGAAGCATGGGAACTGGCGACGTGATTTATCGGAAGTCAGGCGAGTCAGCCTGGGCACCCATTCCACCAGGGACTCTCGCTCAATCCGTCTGGAAATTCGTCTGCAAGAAGAAGTGA